AAATTCCGATTCTCCGATCTTTTCAATAGCTTCCTGACCATTTCTGGTCAAAACAACTTCGTGTCCTTCTTTTACTAATTTGTGTTCTACGGTGCGCAAAATTAACTCGTCGTCTTCGGCAATTAAAATCAACATACTCTTATTTATTTAAAATTTTTGTAATCAAATCCAAGCCGATCTCCATTTCTGCTTCGATAGTAGTAAAGGCTTTTGACAGATCGGTATCGACGGAAATGCTGGCCTCCAGCTCTTTTGTTAGTTGAGCCAGCTTAATAAGCCCAGCAGTCGATGAAGTTCCTTTCAATTTATGCAATAGCTCCTTGATAAGCTTCAGATCGTTTTCTTTTTTTGCATCTGCGATCTGCGCCCTCGATGCTGAAATTTCTTTGATGACCAAGTCGAGGAAAAAGGATAAAAATGCGGGATCATCACCCGCCTGTTCATGCAGACGCTGTACATCTAAGTGTGTCACCAAATCTGTCGCCTCGGTCTCCGATTGTTCAGAAGAATCCATAGATAACATAGCTTGATGCAAGGCATTAAACAAATCCTGTTGGCGGATAGGTTTAGCTAAAAAGTCAGACATTCCAGCACCTAAACAGCGTTCTTTTTCACCCGAAACATTACCAGCAGTGATACCGATAATTGGCGTATTTTGATAGTGTTTCATCTGACGGATCTGTTTCGTCGCTTCGATACCGTCAACCTCTGGCATCTGCACATCCAGCAGAATAAGATCAAAATTTACTTTCTCACATGCCTGAATTGCCTCGGCACCATTTGACACTTCTGTTAAAATTGCGTCCGGCATAATACTGGCCATCATTCTTACATTCAATGCCATGTTGACCGCATTGTCATCGGCCAACAAAACCTGAATTCCTTTACCATAGACATCTGTAGGCAGGGATAGATTTGACTTAGCTTGTCCTGCCTCTTCTTTATTTTGTTGGATTGCTCTGCGCAAGGTTTGATACAGCTCATCCGATTTAATCGGCTTTAGTAGACAGAAAGAGCGTTCTTCCTGTCTAAACGCGGAAATTACTTCGTGCTCTTCAGAGGATGTATGTAAGACAATCAACGGGATCCCCTCTCCCTGTTGCCGAAACAGTTCTTTAATCTTTTCAATGGTTTCAAGCCCGGATAAAATAGGCATATGATAATCCATCAAGATCACATCGAAGCGCTCCCCTTTCATCAGTAACTGCAATGCCTCCATACCATTTTCCGCCAACACAGACTCAACCTGTTTATAAGCCAGCATGTGTTGCAGGATGACACGATTGTTGGCATTATCATCCACCACAAGCACTCGATTTAAGGGTAGATCACCATCTTCCTGCTCCATCGGCTCGCAGGAGACTTCAATATCAAAGTAGAACGTAGATCCTTCTCCCAGTTGGCTGGTCAAATTCAGTTTGCTTCCCATATACTTTAATAAATTATTGGAGATGGTCAGTCCAAGCCCAGTGCCGCCATATCGCTTGCTGACAGAACTGTCCTCCTGCGTAAAAGCATCGAAAATACGTTGCTGTTTTTCCAAAGGAATTCCAATTCCGGTATCGCGAACTTCAAAACGTAGGCTTAACTTATCGCTATGATGATGAAGCTGGCTTATTTTAAACTCGATCTCCCCTTTTTCGGTAAACTTAACGGCGTTGCCCAATAAATTAATAAGAACTTGTTTAATACGCGCTTCGTCAACCCATATAAAAGCCGGCAATCCTTGCTCGATATTCAAAAGCAATTCAACTTCTTTTCGCTGAGCTTGGTATAATACGACATTGATCACCTGATTCGCAATATCATATACATTATATTTATCGACAAACAGCTCCAGTTTTCCAGACTCTATCTTCGAAAAATCCAGAATGTCGTTGATGATATTTAATAGACTGTTACCAGATTCATTGATATAGCCCAAATATTGCATTTGCGTATCATTCAGCGGAGTTTTCAATAATAAATCTGAGAACCCGATCACACCATTTAATGGTGTCCGGATTTCGTGACTCATATTGGCTAAGAACTCCGACTTGGCTTTACTTGCCAAATCCGCCATTTTTTTTGCATGTTTTAATTCCTCATTTATTTGGACAGATTCTGTGATATTTTGCGTGAAAATAATAATCCCGCCAATGCTGCCATCTGTTAGATGCCAAGGCCGTACTTCCCAGTTGAAGTGCTGTGGTTCGGCTATTCCGCCAACCTGGATGACTTCGTCTATATTCTTATAAGGGATTCCTTGCAATGCATCCTGATAGATTTTTTTCCGCTGGTCCGGAATATCCGGAAAAAGTTCAAACAGGTTCTTATTGAGCAGTTGACTTTCATCTTTATGAAAGTCTTCAATCCATTGGTTACTCAACGATACATAATTGAAATCTAGATCAAACATTGCCACCGAAGCAGGCACATAATTTACAAAGGCACGCAACATAGATTCTTTACGTTCCAATTCCAGATACAGCGATTTACTCTTATCAATATCCTGGATAATGCCAAATACCCGTTTACAGACATCATTCTCAAATTCCGGAATTCCTTTTACCCTGACCCAGATTGTTTCTCCATTCTGTTTTAACAGGCGCAGTTCGGTATCATAAGGTTTTCTGCTACGGATCGATTCTTCGAATATATGTCGCAGCGCTATTTGGCTTTCGGGCTCATAAAAACCAATGGCATGTTCAAAATCCGGTGTAAAATGTGGATCAACACCATGGATTAATTTCGTTGAATCGGACCAATATACCTTATTTTCCGCGAGGTTTACTTCCCACCCGCCGACTTGAGCAACAGCATTGGTCTGTTCGAGGATCTGTTTGGTATGCAGTAGATCGTTCTCCAGACGCATGCGATCGGTCATATTCAATGCTGTACTGACCACATAGGGTTTGCCCTCTTCATCCAATTCGACCATATTATGATAAAGCCAGGAAATATTTTCACCATCTTTTGTTTGCAGCACCATCATGGCGGAATCCTCTTTATTTTGAGCGATACGTTTTAGGTAGTCCTCCACCAATCCCACATGATGTGGTGGGACCAATCTCTTTAGGTTGAGTGATTTGACCTCCCGTTGTTCATACTTCAACACGGACCTACCTTTTTCATTGACAGCGAGAATATTACCATCCATATCATGCATGCTCATCAAGCCAATTGCATTTTCAAAAAAGCTACGGAAACGACGCTCTGAATTTTCTAGCTTTAATTTTTCCTGCCTTTCTTTTGTGACATTTCGACCAAAGGCTAGAATTTCATGATTGATCGCATCATATTTAAAATGCCATTCTATAATCACCTCACTTCCATCTGCGATAGGTGTCGATGATGTGGATTGAATCCCATAGTCCGCACCCACTAGCTGTTTTAAATCAGAAGCTAAGGTCTTTGTGTCATCCCGCAATAATTTAAAAAGGGATTTTCCAATACTATCTAACCTTGAGACCTCCAATACGCTGGTAAAAGCAGGGTTGACATCTTTGATTTGACAACTCTCATCCAATACACAAATGACGTTATTTGTCAATTGGAAGATTTCAGAGAAATATCCGGCCTGTCGCTTTCTTTTCTTTCCAAGGAGAATTTTGGTCACGCCCCTTCCCAGCTCTTCCAATAAATGTCGCTGCTTTTCAGAAAGTGACTTGGGTTGAAAATCTATCACACAAATGGTTCCCAATACATCTCCATCGTCATCCATCAATGGTACTCCCGCATAAAAACGAATATTACCCTCCCGAATCAATGGATTAGAGGATGAACGCGGATCTTCAAAGGTATCCTCAATGACAAGCAGCTCCTTACTCGAGATCGTATATTGGCAAACCGTATTTTTTCTTTCGACGGTATCCAGTTCCATGCCTACACAACTTTGTATACGTTGTGTTTGCTCTTCCATCATAGCAATCAAAGCAGCGGGACAATCGGTAATCAGACAAGCTGCCTGCGCAAATACATCCAGTTCAGGGTCTTTCCCTAACCCCATTAACTCATAGGATTTTAATTTCTCAATCCTTCGCCATTCATTTTCAGGGAAATTTTGGTTTGCCATATACTGCTGTTCGTTATTTCTGGTTTATTATGCCTGTGAAGTTAATAAAAACATTGTTGAACACATAACCAATAAAGAAATATCATTGAATTACGCTATCTTAAACAACAATAATATCCCCAAGTTGTTGGCTTAGATTATAGAAAATCTGCTAAAAACAACTGTAAACTGCTATTAAAAATTCTTAATAATTAATTTTCTAAAAATATCAATCCATGCTTCTGTCTAACTATTTTTTCGTCCTATATGAACTTCAGATAGAAAGACAAGACCTATATAAAGACAAGAGGTCTACTATTTCTAGCAGACCTCTTTTATTCAAAAAATGATATTCTTAAAACAGCTTCTCAATACTTTGCTCAGCATATCCAGCACTCGCAGTCATTCCTTTACCGCCTATACCAGTGCGCACATGGATACGTGGACTGATATCAACTTCAAGGATATGATCTTTATGTTGTGAATAGAAGCCCGACCAGGAAGAGGCAATCCAATCTTTTTGCATCGGAATAATACGGTTTGCTTCGGCAATCATGAGTTCATTGATATAGGTATCAACCGCAAAGCCCAATTCATCTAATCGATTGCCAGCAGCATATTCATGGGAATCTCCGACAATAATACTACCATCAGTAGCCTGTTTAAATAAAATATGTATTCCATATTTCCGCAATTCATCATAATGCTCGGGTACAGGAATAGCGCCGAATGATGGACAGTATTCTTCAAAACTTTCATAACGGCGAATCGTTAATCCCGTCAGGATATTTCCTGGCAACTGGATCCGATGCAAAGGCTTGGTACGCATCATTTGCAGTTTACTGATTTCTAAACCACTATCATCAAACAAAGAGCGATACAGGATCTTAAATTCGTAACCATTACAAATAATGATTTTCGCTCCCTCGAATACATCCAGACTGCTTGTCGTTAAACGTGCCAGTGCATTGTCATCTTCACAAGCGATAACTGTTGTGTCATATTTCAGCGTATACTTTTCAAATTTTGCTTGCATAAAAATATGCAGCTGACGAATCATTGTTTCGGGCTCAGCACTCAGTTCCTGCTCAAAAACAATAGCCTCTTTGACGTAATCAGCATTCAAGGCAGGATATTTTGCCAGAACTTGTTCTTGGGACCAGAGCGCATGATCATAACCTTTCGTCTGATAATGTGCTGACAGTTCGTGAATAACCTGTACCTCGTCTGCATCCGAAGCGATATAAATACTGCCATTCTTCCGAATGGAAATATTCATTTCCTGCTGAATGGATTGATATATTTCCAATCCCCTTACACCATAATCAAACCACTCGCCCGACATTCCTGATGGAACAACCTGACCAAAGTTGCGTACGGTAGATCCTACGGGAAAATTATCTTTTTCAAGCTGGAGTACACGCAATCCTTTTTTCAATGCGTGATACGCATGAAAAGTTCCCAGGATACCCCCTCCAACAATAATTAAATCGTATGTATTTGTTTTCATTCTTAAAAATATTAGCGTTAACTTATTTGTACTTCGCCACTGGATGCCTGCCAGGGCTGAACCAATTCATCACCTTTTTTCGTTTTCATCTGCTCTTTCTTACGAACGAAATAAACGAGTGAAAAGATCGCCAGAATAGCGCCTATAATAGAAGCAAGATAGACCAGCTGGATAAAATAGGCTCCCCAGGTGACTGAATTTGGTAAAAATTCTTTATTCATTAAAATCAAAAAGCTTCCTAAATAGCCAACTGAGTCGGCCATATACATGACAAAACCGATATTGCTTTTCATGCGATAGGTTGCGATCATCCGTTCAAAAAATATGGCGTTATAAGGAATATAGGCCATGTAAAGTCCCAAACCTACCAATAACATCCAACTGAGACCGCCGATCCAGTGCATGGTAAATAAATAGGTGGAAATCCCAGCCGTAAGAAACCCCAAAATAATCATATAATGAATCAGTTTAAATGCTTTCAGATTGTCTTTTACCATAATCAGGCAACCTATTAAAATTAAGACAATTAATGCTATTGTTCCATCAACTTTAGCAAAAATTCCAGCCCCTTTCAGATGCAGCATTTGCCAGATTTCTATCTCGAAATTATCCCGCACATCACGTAAGATCGTCAACATCGTATAGATAATAATGGTTAAAATAATGCCCGGCATAAATACTTTAAAAAAATGTTTGCGCATCGTTGCATCCATTGCCACACGTTCGGTCCGCAAACGCTTATCTTGTGCTGTTGGTCCCGGTGCGTTTTCTAAAATCCAAACACAAAGCATAAATGGTAAGAAAAAAAGCATTCCTGTCAAAAAAGGCATCCAAAACTCATCAACCTGAAATGTAGCCATTAACCAACGACCGACTGTCTTGATAAAACCGGAGGCAAAAATTAGACTCACAGACATGACTGCCCCCATGATTTCTGTATACCTACGTCCTTCGAGGTAACTGAACACCAAGCCCCAGACCATTCCCAACGGAAAACCATTGATAAAAAGAAAAATGACATTCCATGGTTTAGGCACAAGCGCAAAAGCCAACAAACCGGCCCATGAAATACAGATCAATGCGATCAGGTAACGCCCTCTATGACGTTGCTTGCTTTCGGAGATAAATTTAATTCCATAGAATTTTGAAACCAAATAACCCAACATCTGAATAATAACCATACAGACTTTATAATCTATACCTAAAATAGATTCATTCGCAAAAGCCGAAGCGGTAAATGATTTCCGGAATGAATACATACTTGTATAACATAAAAATGCTGTAATAGCCAGTAGAATGGCCACCGAACGCTCATCTAATCCTGCTATACGTCTTTTTATTCGCTGGTTCAAATCCATGATTTAAAGTTGTTGACGGACCTCATTGTCCGCAATCAAAAGTAAATTCTGGAAATTAACACAATACTAAACTTTTGTTAAGTATTTATAAACAAATATAAATAATCAAACCGATATTTGGGGGTAGAAAAAAAGCATCATTGACTATATCAATGATGCTTCTATGATGCTCTGTTGGAGTGCTGTTAGCGTTTATTGTCAAAAAAATATACAATTAGCATAAGGGCTTTCTCCTTTCCTACATTACGTGGTGTATGCGACAATCGCCCATTAAAGAAAATGGAATCACCTTCTTCCAATCTAATCTTTTGGTCCTGAAATACATATTCCACTTGTCCACTGATGATATATTTATATTCATAGGCTTCTGTTTCTACCATTGGGCGCTGCGCATCAGGAAGCAATTCCAGCAGCACAATATCCATGGTAGAACTATCCATTGCAGAGGTATAAATACGTTTATAGTTAAATCCAACAGCATGTTCTTTTTCAAAGGATGTATAGCTATCTTTTTTTCGA
The window above is part of the Sphingobacterium sp. ML3W genome. Proteins encoded here:
- a CDS encoding XRE family transcriptional regulator, coding for MEDNTIFKISYKIKEIRKEKGITIQEVADKAGVSKGLISQIENNRTIPSLLVLINIINALDVDLNEFFKDFNSDLDAGPVVVRKKDSYTSFEKEHAVGFNYKRIYTSAMDSSTMDIVLLELLPDAQRPMVETEAYEYKYIISGQVEYVFQDQKIRLEEGDSIFFNGRLSHTPRNVGKEKALMLIVYFFDNKR
- a CDS encoding TIGR03364 family FAD-dependent oxidoreductase, encoding MKTNTYDLIIVGGGILGTFHAYHALKKGLRVLQLEKDNFPVGSTVRNFGQVVPSGMSGEWFDYGVRGLEIYQSIQQEMNISIRKNGSIYIASDADEVQVIHELSAHYQTKGYDHALWSQEQVLAKYPALNADYVKEAIVFEQELSAEPETMIRQLHIFMQAKFEKYTLKYDTTVIACEDDNALARLTTSSLDVFEGAKIIICNGYEFKILYRSLFDDSGLEISKLQMMRTKPLHRIQLPGNILTGLTIRRYESFEEYCPSFGAIPVPEHYDELRKYGIHILFKQATDGSIIVGDSHEYAAGNRLDELGFAVDTYINELMIAEANRIIPMQKDWIASSWSGFYSQHKDHILEVDISPRIHVRTGIGGKGMTASAGYAEQSIEKLF
- a CDS encoding response regulator; the encoded protein is MANQNFPENEWRRIEKLKSYELMGLGKDPELDVFAQAACLITDCPAALIAMMEEQTQRIQSCVGMELDTVERKNTVCQYTISSKELLVIEDTFEDPRSSSNPLIREGNIRFYAGVPLMDDDGDVLGTICVIDFQPKSLSEKQRHLLEELGRGVTKILLGKKRKRQAGYFSEIFQLTNNVICVLDESCQIKDVNPAFTSVLEVSRLDSIGKSLFKLLRDDTKTLASDLKQLVGADYGIQSTSSTPIADGSEVIIEWHFKYDAINHEILAFGRNVTKERQEKLKLENSERRFRSFFENAIGLMSMHDMDGNILAVNEKGRSVLKYEQREVKSLNLKRLVPPHHVGLVEDYLKRIAQNKEDSAMMVLQTKDGENISWLYHNMVELDEEGKPYVVSTALNMTDRMRLENDLLHTKQILEQTNAVAQVGGWEVNLAENKVYWSDSTKLIHGVDPHFTPDFEHAIGFYEPESQIALRHIFEESIRSRKPYDTELRLLKQNGETIWVRVKGIPEFENDVCKRVFGIIQDIDKSKSLYLELERKESMLRAFVNYVPASVAMFDLDFNYVSLSNQWIEDFHKDESQLLNKNLFELFPDIPDQRKKIYQDALQGIPYKNIDEVIQVGGIAEPQHFNWEVRPWHLTDGSIGGIIIFTQNITESVQINEELKHAKKMADLASKAKSEFLANMSHEIRTPLNGVIGFSDLLLKTPLNDTQMQYLGYINESGNSLLNIINDILDFSKIESGKLELFVDKYNVYDIANQVINVVLYQAQRKEVELLLNIEQGLPAFIWVDEARIKQVLINLLGNAVKFTEKGEIEFKISQLHHHSDKLSLRFEVRDTGIGIPLEKQQRIFDAFTQEDSSVSKRYGGTGLGLTISNNLLKYMGSKLNLTSQLGEGSTFYFDIEVSCEPMEQEDGDLPLNRVLVVDDNANNRVILQHMLAYKQVESVLAENGMEALQLLMKGERFDVILMDYHMPILSGLETIEKIKELFRQQGEGIPLIVLHTSSEEHEVISAFRQEERSFCLLKPIKSDELYQTLRRAIQQNKEEAGQAKSNLSLPTDVYGKGIQVLLADDNAVNMALNVRMMASIMPDAILTEVSNGAEAIQACEKVNFDLILLDVQMPEVDGIEATKQIRQMKHYQNTPIIGITAGNVSGEKERCLGAGMSDFLAKPIRQQDLFNALHQAMLSMDSSEQSETEATDLVTHLDVQRLHEQAGDDPAFLSFFLDLVIKEISASRAQIADAKKENDLKLIKELLHKLKGTSSTAGLIKLAQLTKELEASISVDTDLSKAFTTIEAEMEIGLDLITKILNK
- a CDS encoding DUF5690 family protein, whose product is MDLNQRIKRRIAGLDERSVAILLAITAFLCYTSMYSFRKSFTASAFANESILGIDYKVCMVIIQMLGYLVSKFYGIKFISESKQRHRGRYLIALICISWAGLLAFALVPKPWNVIFLFINGFPLGMVWGLVFSYLEGRRYTEIMGAVMSVSLIFASGFIKTVGRWLMATFQVDEFWMPFLTGMLFFLPFMLCVWILENAPGPTAQDKRLRTERVAMDATMRKHFFKVFMPGIILTIIIYTMLTILRDVRDNFEIEIWQMLHLKGAGIFAKVDGTIALIVLILIGCLIMVKDNLKAFKLIHYMIILGFLTAGISTYLFTMHWIGGLSWMLLVGLGLYMAYIPYNAIFFERMIATYRMKSNIGFVMYMADSVGYLGSFLILMNKEFLPNSVTWGAYFIQLVYLASIIGAILAIFSLVYFVRKKEQMKTKKGDELVQPWQASSGEVQIS